One window of Methanogenium organophilum genomic DNA carries:
- a CDS encoding peptidase domain-containing protein, producing the protein MKTMRIAAVTLIVAALVISAAAAQEIEQNNGYIVTPAGDTDKFGGILPLSTYYTITQGETDRYSTYVSFGTNDLGVDLNWGSVQNSLALTIIAPDATLGPYYDADDGITDGRVHLLIAKSGGLAAGTWNSNIYGQNVQGTEYYTFSWN; encoded by the coding sequence TTGTTATATCGGCAGCCGCTGCGCAGGAAATAGAACAGAATAATGGATACATAGTAACCCCTGCAGGTGATACAGATAAATTCGGAGGAATTTTGCCCCTCAGTACATATTACACGATTACCCAGGGCGAGACCGACCGGTATTCAACATATGTATCATTCGGGACAAATGACCTTGGCGTTGATTTAAACTGGGGGTCTGTGCAGAACTCACTTGCGCTTACAATCATTGCACCGGATGCGACACTCGGCCCGTATTATGATGCCGATGACGGCATAACAGATGGAAGAGTTCACCTTCTCATTGCCAAATCAGGAGGGCTGGCTGCGGGAACATGGAACTCCAATATATATGGCCAGAATGTGCAGGGGACGGAATATTATACATTTTCCTGGAATTAA
- a CDS encoding winged helix-turn-helix transcriptional regulator, with protein MMAVKRPLTLTFILILFIVYLIGPATAAPGGYIVKPAPETDPDEEVHEFTPISFWELSPRAMLIDIAICISPALIFPVELLFAVKLWIYLGYRKVAKYNVLDNNIRSEMFEHICNNPGITFSALARECNIGKGTQQYHLKVLKREHKIVSVKKKGQTGFFENNEKYEELQQTILMQLRSDTVRHIYEILIRHPNISRKELSRCLGRSGSAVTWQMDRLCAEGTVSATKSGKYTRYLLNPKAKEILRDYLPDYPAADATGQAQKESSELRSAVLVTSGEIPSSD; from the coding sequence ATGATGGCAGTAAAACGGCCACTCACTCTCACATTTATCCTTATCCTCTTCATTGTATACCTCATCGGTCCGGCAACCGCAGCACCGGGGGGGTATATTGTCAAACCGGCCCCCGAGACGGACCCGGATGAAGAGGTACACGAATTTACACCCATCTCCTTTTGGGAACTATCTCCCCGTGCAATGCTCATCGACATTGCAATCTGTATTTCCCCCGCTCTGATATTCCCGGTTGAACTTCTGTTTGCGGTTAAATTATGGATATATCTGGGATATCGAAAGGTTGCGAAATACAACGTGCTCGATAACAATATCCGTTCAGAAATGTTTGAACACATCTGCAATAATCCGGGCATTACATTTTCTGCTCTTGCCCGTGAATGCAATATCGGGAAGGGAACGCAACAATATCACCTCAAAGTGCTAAAAAGGGAACATAAAATAGTCTCAGTTAAGAAAAAGGGTCAAACCGGATTTTTTGAGAATAATGAAAAATATGAGGAATTGCAGCAGACCATACTGATGCAGCTCAGGAGTGATACGGTGCGCCATATCTATGAAATCCTTATTCGTCATCCCAACATATCACGCAAAGAGCTCTCCCGGTGCCTTGGCCGATCCGGATCTGCCGTGACATGGCAAATGGATCGGCTCTGTGCTGAAGGCACCGTTTCCGCCACGAAATCCGGGAAATACACCCGTTACCTGCTCAATCCCAAAGCAAAAGAAATTCTCCGGGATTACCTGCCTGACTATCCGGCTGCGGATGCGACGGGTCAGGCACAAAAGGAATCATCTGAGCTGCGGTCTGCGGTTCTGGTTACATCGGGTGAAATCCCCTCATCAGATTAA
- a CDS encoding tetratricopeptide repeat protein → MTRRGITGILIAVAFFIAAGIPAVSAEDVSVDTVAVEKIDLYNLAVDEAGAGNYSTAMEHIDAALAIDGNFTLAWVTKAGISSAQGDYAGALTAGKAAIALNQNQTEAWVVSADALVNLGRYDEAVVAADKAIALNPDMIEAYIIQGTAYGQMGEYEKEIAVSQKALEINPDDVRAQGNLHFAQANVGDAVTPSEPTEAPFPAAGAVLGAGVLFLMSRRWYR, encoded by the coding sequence ATGACACGAAGAGGCATTACAGGCATCCTTATAGCAGTAGCATTTTTCATCGCAGCTGGTATTCCCGCTGTGTCCGCTGAAGATGTTTCTGTGGATACGGTTGCCGTTGAGAAGATCGATCTCTACAACCTGGCCGTGGATGAAGCAGGAGCCGGAAATTATTCTACAGCGATGGAGCATATCGACGCTGCACTGGCAATTGACGGGAACTTCACCCTTGCCTGGGTGACGAAGGCGGGCATCAGTTCGGCACAGGGCGATTATGCAGGTGCACTCACAGCAGGTAAGGCAGCAATCGCACTGAACCAGAACCAGACGGAGGCATGGGTGGTCAGCGCTGATGCCCTTGTGAACCTCGGGCGCTATGATGAGGCGGTTGTCGCAGCAGATAAGGCAATCGCACTGAACCCGGACATGATTGAAGCCTATATTATCCAGGGAACCGCCTACGGGCAGATGGGCGAGTACGAAAAGGAGATCGCGGTTTCACAAAAGGCGCTTGAGATCAACCCGGACGATGTCCGTGCACAGGGAAACCTTCACTTTGCACAGGCGAATGTTGGGGATGCGGTAACTCCTTCAGAACCGACAGAGGCACCGTTCCCGGCGGCAGGCGCCGTTCTTGGTGCAGGCGTGCTGTTCCTCATGTCCCGGCGCTGGTATCGGTAA
- a CDS encoding hydrogenase 3 maturation endopeptidase HyCI yields MKLLLGVGNTMLGDDGIGPWMAERIKNCPGWHAEDCGTAPENFTGVVRKMQPRLLVIVDAADMRLTPGEFRKILPDSVGQAGFDTHSLPLTHIIGYLRENMPEMPEILLIGIQPGPVTFTDVVSAPVIRGGEEVAEMLCNGKEAQIPEYIPKQEE; encoded by the coding sequence GTGAAATTGCTCCTTGGAGTCGGAAATACGATGCTGGGCGATGACGGTATCGGCCCGTGGATGGCAGAGCGCATAAAAAACTGCCCCGGCTGGCACGCGGAAGACTGCGGGACTGCGCCGGAGAACTTTACCGGAGTGGTCAGAAAGATGCAGCCACGCCTGCTTGTCATTGTCGATGCTGCAGACATGCGCCTTACTCCCGGAGAATTCCGGAAAATCCTTCCCGATTCAGTCGGACAGGCTGGATTTGACACACACTCCCTCCCTCTCACGCATATCATCGGATACCTGCGGGAGAACATGCCGGAGATGCCGGAGATACTTCTCATCGGTATCCAGCCAGGGCCGGTTACCTTCACAGATGTTGTATCAGCCCCCGTCATCCGCGGGGGAGAAGAGGTGGCAGAGATGCTCTGCAATGGAAAAGAAGCACAGATTCCAGAATACATCCCAAAACAGGAAGAATAA
- a CDS encoding sulfite exporter TauE/SafE family protein translates to MDIFIQTVLILGLTGTIAGLGAGILGVGGGFVMVPVQYWVLADLLGTDPTLATRVAFATSLAVVLPTAIATSSGHSKKGAVAWDAVKLMCVPGFFAAIAGAYVATSVHGDWLRYLFGALLLGAAVKMALKPAYAVDDERDTAVRLFIIAGALFGFLSGLLGIGGGYLIVLFLTLVSGYEIHRAVGTSTAFLIFASAGGVLAYIIFGWGVTGIPAPSLGYVDLHQWVILVVTSIPASFVGVSLSHSISARNLEWLFVGLLLLSSLKMFGVF, encoded by the coding sequence ATGGATATTTTTATTCAGACGGTGCTGATTCTTGGGCTGACCGGAACTATTGCCGGACTTGGAGCAGGTATTCTTGGCGTCGGCGGCGGGTTTGTGATGGTCCCGGTGCAGTACTGGGTTTTAGCCGATTTGCTTGGGACCGACCCTACACTTGCCACCCGCGTAGCCTTTGCAACGAGCCTTGCGGTTGTCCTGCCAACGGCGATCGCCACCTCGTCCGGGCATTCAAAAAAGGGGGCGGTGGCGTGGGACGCGGTGAAGCTGATGTGTGTTCCCGGCTTTTTTGCGGCCATCGCCGGGGCATACGTGGCCACATCAGTGCACGGCGACTGGCTGCGATATCTCTTCGGTGCCCTGCTCCTCGGTGCGGCTGTCAAGATGGCACTGAAACCGGCGTATGCTGTGGATGATGAGCGTGACACTGCGGTCCGTCTGTTCATCATTGCAGGAGCCCTCTTCGGGTTTCTCTCCGGGCTTTTGGGGATCGGCGGCGGTTACCTGATCGTGCTCTTTCTGACCCTCGTATCCGGATATGAGATACACCGGGCGGTTGGGACATCCACAGCGTTCCTGATCTTTGCCTCTGCAGGCGGGGTGCTTGCGTATATCATATTCGGGTGGGGGGTGACCGGCATTCCCGCCCCTTCGCTCGGGTATGTAGACCTCCACCAGTGGGTAATCCTTGTGGTGACCTCCATCCCCGCGTCCTTTGTCGGCGTCAGCCTCTCGCACAGCATATCCGCACGCAATCTCGAGTGGCTCTTTGTCGGGCTGCTTCTTTTGAGCAGCCTGAAGATGTTCGGGGTGTTCTAG
- a CDS encoding 4Fe-4S dicluster domain-containing protein — translation MNLPAFPEVLRQFLKKPATNLFPARYLPKSITGYLEKVAAGEAEITPPVPVPENFRGKITYDRDACIGCKLCIRVCPANAIEFIPETKTVRIFVTQCIFCSQCNDACPVSCMHMSDEFMVADTDRYAENLIIE, via the coding sequence ATGAACCTTCCTGCATTCCCTGAAGTGCTCCGTCAGTTCCTGAAGAAACCGGCAACAAACCTCTTCCCGGCCCGCTATCTCCCGAAGAGCATCACCGGTTATCTGGAGAAGGTCGCTGCAGGAGAGGCAGAGATCACACCGCCTGTCCCCGTGCCGGAGAACTTCCGGGGGAAGATTACCTATGACCGTGATGCATGCATCGGGTGCAAACTCTGTATCCGTGTCTGCCCGGCAAACGCGATCGAATTTATCCCGGAGACAAAGACGGTGCGTATCTTCGTCACCCAGTGCATCTTCTGTTCCCAGTGCAATGACGCCTGCCCGGTGTCATGCATGCACATGAGTGACGAGTTCATGGTGGCGGATACGGACCGCTACGCAGAAAACCTGATTATTGAGTAA